A segment of the Zingiber officinale cultivar Zhangliang chromosome 8B, Zo_v1.1, whole genome shotgun sequence genome:
AGACTGTTTTTCAGTGAGTTGGGAGCTATGATCCATTGCTTTTCCAACACAAACTAGtaattggtaaaaaaaatttcttttgccATGCTTAGTTCTAGACATCCAGATAGAAGGAATAGTCATGTTTATAATAGTCAATCCACTACAACCTAATGCAAACAGAAAAGGAAACAAAAGTGAGAACCAATTGGATAATAATTCGAGATTGACATATCTTAAATGAAACAAAACACTTGGAAGAAAATTTTAAGATTGATGCAtcttcaatttaatttaaaatgaaaattttatcatttaGTAAACTATCAAATTGTTCATTGAGAAGGGTTCAAAACTTTAGCTTAGTTGAATTAATTACAATTAGTCAAGCGATAATTAAGTTTGTGAGCGCCAGCTTGTTCAAGGTGGATGCACTTTGACAAAGTTGAACCAAGAATGCAACAACAAATGCAAAATATCTAAAGGGGAGACAAATAATACCCAAAAATCCCCCTTGAATCCTTTTCTTGGTTATTAGTATTCCCCACTACTTCCCTCGGCTCTCTTATCTAGGGCTTTAATATTATCTTGGAATCCTTCTTTGCAATTGACTTTTGAGTCAACTCAACAGTTCAAATGATTGAATCTACTAGAAGATCTCTATTTAAGTCAAGAACAAGCTAAAATAACAACTATAATCCCCCAAAAATTATTGTTTCTTAGTCATAAAAATCACTAGGTAAACCTTACCTAAAAAATAAGCTAAGATTATATTTGCTTGAAATCACTCAACTTACATGTCTTCGAGTCTTTAATGTCATCAATATTTTTCACCCTTGAGTTCATCTAATCAGCTCTTTGGTCCCTCGTATGCACTAAGCCCTTCAAACTTTCTACATCTATCTTTCACCTTGCCTAAAAACCAAACTCCTACTCAACCTTAACCTCTTAGTCTTCCATCTAGATCCTATTGAGTTATGAGCAATCTGTCAAGCTCCAAGTCAACTGCAACTTTACATGCAACATGTCAACCTCCTAGACAATTGACACACATATTGGAACACAAGATAAACCTAATTTAAATCCTTTATGAGCAACATCAAAACATATTGGTCAACCTAAAGTACACCTAGCATTCAACCTCCGGGACTACAAATGCCCTAAACTTATGTCATCCTTCACCTCTTGCCTTTCAAGTACACCTCCCATGGGACCTCAAATACTTGGATACACCAACCTTTATGAACTTGCTCCACATATCATACCTCTATATCAGCCCATTGAATCAACGAACCAGTCATGATCTCTGCGAACTTACATCCATATCATCCTTCTCCTCTCACCTTCTGAGTCCAACTCTATGTGAGGCCATTGAGTCAACGAAAAAGTCATACACCAAGTTTTGCGAACTTGCTCCACATATCGTCCTTCTCCTCTCACCTTTTGAGTTCACCTCTATCTTAGGCTATTGAGTCAACGAACCCACAACCACTCAACTTGATTATGTCGAGTCATCTAGTAGACCAACTCAAATGTATTGAGTCACCAAGCTCCGTGAGCAAGCCAAACTTACCTTAAACATTTTGTTAAAGATATCAAAACACCATTCAAACTCAACAACATGGGAGTATTGCTTTCTCAACAGATAGTCCACGTGTAAACCATCCTATAGTTACCCCATCAATGGATAATTATCACCCTTCAAAAGTTGTATAAGCTCCAATCTTTAATTTTTAGCGGTGATCATGGGTGTTTACTCGTTGATTATAATCATAAGCTGAAATGTTTCATCCAATTAAAAAAGTGTAAACTATTCTGTACCTGGATTCCTATCTCTGATAAATTCTCTTTGGTAGGTATCCACGTCACTTATCCCTCTACTCTATTTAAAGAACAGAATAAGTCTGAGTATCATGAGCTAAATCCATGATAACTAACTTGCAGCTAGTAATTTCGTATACAAACAAATGGATTCCTGAGTCCTTCCATAACACAGAAAAGCCCACATTTGATAGCCTCTTACAGGAAATATCATCCCTTTGAAGCAATGCTAATACTCATCATTTCACAGACAAATAGGGGGGAAAAGTTAACGGCAAGGAGTGAAATTTGTAATCGGTGAAAAAAATATCAACAACAAAAGGTGGGTAAAAGGGGGAAAAAAGATGGTACCGCTGACATAAAGCTTTGTCGAAATCGGAGCTGTTTTCTTGGAGTCGAGCGGGAGGCAGCAGGAGGCCGAAAACCCCCAGGCGCTCCGCCTCACAACCGCGGGAGACGGGAACGAGACGGCGGAAGGTTGAAGCGATGGGCATCTGCGAAGTAACGAAGGGGAAGAACAACAGGAGGAGGTGGAACTGAACTGGTGGACGCTTCTTCTGCTATTGACTGCAGCTGATGGGATGGAGACAAGAGCGGCAGCGGAGGGAAGGCCGGCTTCCATTTTCCCAGCACAACCGCAACAGGCGAGCGAGCGGATAATTTAATACCAACTGAATCCCTATTTTTTTACTTGACCTTGTATATCCAATTTAAGCCTATTAATTCTGAgatgattgattaaaatttttttattaaatgtcTGATAAAAACTCTACAAAATTCCCCTCCCTAACTATTgccgataaaaaaaaaataaatcatggaCGATTACATAATAAAGATATTTATCGATTTCATCGAGATTTAAATCTTAGATCTTATGATGATAATATGAACTCATTGTTAGCAACTAGATTATCTCAATAGAATTTCGTCCCAAGTCTCTAATTTATATGAAAGGAGGTAAATacatgataaaaataataattatatatattaataatttaataaaatagat
Coding sequences within it:
- the LOC122016978 gene encoding organelle RRM domain-containing protein 6, chloroplastic-like, which codes for MEAGLPSAAALVSIPSAAVNSRRSVHQFSSTSSCCSSPSLLRRCPSLQPSAVSFPSPAVVRRSAWGFSASCCLPLDSKKTAPISTKLYVSGLSFRTTEESLRKAFQNFGQLVEVNLVMDRIANRPRGFAFLRYASEEESRNAIEGMHGTFLDGRVIFVEVAKPRSEVRPSPRQSPRRY